CTTCAACTTGGGGCACCGCCAGCTCCCCACCATGCTCGGGTCAGGAGGGCAATAGCATCATCCCCATGGCTCCCTTtccctggaaatcctgtggaTTCTCAGAAAGAGCCTTTCCCTGGCTGCGTGTTGACAGGAAGTTATTTCATCTTGGTCTTATTGAAAAGTAAGGGGCTGGGCTGGCAGAAGAGTGGCAACACCTCTCTGTGTGGGTGGGCTGCTATGGAGGGGCTCCAGCCACCCGCCCCTCGCAGGTTTCTCcacctttctcccaaagagcctcCCTCGGGTCCTAGGACCCTGCCATTCACCACagcaggcccctgccttgtgggGCGGCCACAGGCCTGTCCCCGTTGCTGGTCAGGTCTGGCCCCAGAAAGTGGTTTTGCCTGTTTGAGGAGGTCTGCTGTCATCCCTGCCAGCCTGGGCTCAATCTCAGATTACGTGTTCTGGAGATGGCCCATCATGGTCCCAGCTGAATCTGAGGTCTCATCGCCCCAGCCAGCCAGTCAGGCAGTTCTAGGAGCTCCTGGGCTCCCACCATGAACCAGTGACCTTGTTTATTCCTGAGATGATGATGCAGCTCGTGCTGTTGCTGGGCTTTTTGGCACCCCAGAGGGCCTGGGAACCAGCCCTTTTTTGCAGTCCTTGCTGTGGCCTCCTTTCTGGGGCATTGTCAGCAGGTGAGAAGATCGCTGCCCTCAGACAGGGCTCTCCGTATCCTCAGCCACAACCCCGCCTCAGTGGAGGGTTGGGGTGGGCTTTCTTCTCTGGAGATCCCTTCCACCACCTCGGAGGCTGCGCTAGGCCAGCTTCTGTGGGGTGAGGCCCAGCTCACCCACTCTACTCCTGGGTGCTGTGGTCAGCCTGGGCTGGGCCAGGGGTGCTGTGGCCCGGAGCCACCTGTGGCCACCCCCATTGTATATGGCCCTCATCTGGTGCATGGAGACAGAAGGGTGACCGGTCAGACCGTCAGCAGTGGTCCTGAGGACTGTGAGGGCCATGCAGGCTGGAGCCCCCTCCCCACACCTATCTCCCCAGGGAAGGTGCTGAGCTACTGGTGCTTCAGCCCCGGCCACAGCATGCGAGAGCTGATGTGCCAGGGGGTCCGGTCTCTCATCCTCACCAGCGGCACACTGGCACCCGTGTCCTCCTTCGCCCTGGAGATGCAGATGTAAGGGAGAGTGCTGGGGtggtggggcagggtgggggctTCGGGAAGCCGCCCTCAGTGCCACCCTCCCAGGTGCTTGGGGCTCAGGACCCTGGAAGGGGCAGTGAGTGCTTGTGTGGCCACCCAAGCCCACCCCTCCTGCTGTGTAGCCCTTTCCCAGTCTGCCTGGAGAACCCCCACGTCATCGACAAGCACCAGATCTGGGTGGGGATCATCCCCAAAGGCCCTGATGGGGCCCAGCTGAGCTCGGCATTTGACAGGCGGTAAGGCCTGGTGGGGAGGGTGGCAGACTTTGGGGGAGGTGGGCGGTTGGGGCTGAGCTTGCACGTAGGCAGCGGGCTGAGCGGAGGGCCTCACTCCTCTGTGGGCGGGCTCCACTATCTGCAGTGGTATCTGTGAATGCCCAAGACTGTCCTTAGCCTGAAGGAAATGCAGCACTCGTCCAGCTGCTCAGTCCCAGTGATAGGTGTGTAGGAAGAGGCTTGGGGCTGGCCCTCAGCCGGGCGGCCAGCATGTGGGAGGAGGGGCTGCCCTATGGCCTTGGCAGTCAGCGCATGGAGTGCGTTGGAGGGGGTGTGGGAGAGAAGTGCAGCTAGCAAGGCCCCACAGACAGGGAGGAGCTCGGGCGAGTGAAGGTGGCAGGAAAAGATGAACTCGGGTCCTGGGTGGATGCCCACCCTCTGCATGGAGGCGGCATCCACAGTAGCCTGGCCACTTGTCCCGAAAGTCCACGCTGCTCTGTGGAGCTACGGGGTAGAGGTCCTGGGCCTGAATCCCAGGCCAGCCAGGCAGCCTGACCGCTGGCACTGTGGGGAGAAGGTGCTAGCCCGAGGCCTCGAAGCCACCCCAGTCCTCGTGGCTGAGGGGGAGAGTCGGCCTGGAGCCAAGGACCAGGCCCCTTACGGAGGCTGCCTCCTTGGCTTTGTGCAGGTTTTCTGATGAGTGCCTGTCCTCGCTAGGGAAGGCTGTGGGTGAGTATCTGTCCCAAGGGTGGCCTCACCCTATCCCTGCCCACACCCGCCCCGGGAGCCTCTCAGCGCCCCACCCGTGACCAGGCCGAGGGCCTCTGCTTCCAGGCAACCTCGCCCGAGTGGTGCCTCATGGACTGCTGGTCTTCTTTCCTTCCTACCCTGTCATGGAGAAAAGCCTGGAGTTCTGGCGGGTACgcccttctccccacccctccaTGTCTTGGTGTCCTGGCATGAGGGGGGCAAGGGCACCCAGGCAGCCGAAGGGTCCAGGAGAGGTGGCTGGTGGGGAGAGAGCATGGCCGTAACCTCCTGCCTGCAACTCAGATGAGGGGAGCGGTGACTAGGTGCAGGGTGGCCATGCTCGGGTCTCTTCCCCCAGGCCCATGACTTCACCCGGAAGATTGAGGAGCTAAAGCCGATGTTTGTGGAGCCCAGGACTAAAGGCAGCTTCTCCGAGGTCTGTCTCACTCGGCTTGGCTTGGCCTGGCCGTGCTGGCAGGCCCTTGCCCCTGCCCGAGCCCATGGCCCCCGAGGCCAGCCAGCTACCCTTGGCCAGGCTCAGGCTCAGGCTCAGGCCAAGCTCCCTGATCAGTGGTGGCTCCCTGGGCGGCTCCTTCTTGGCCAGGCAGTGGTGGCTCTGAGGAAGTAGCTCACACCAGTGTGGACACTGACCTGTGTTGGAGGAGCTGCTGAGAGCCAGGCTCCACAGCCCCACTCTCGTCCTGGGGTTCTTTGTGTTTTCTAGACACTCCCAGTACCCTGCTGGCCTCCCTTCTGGCCAGCAGGCCAGGGCTTGATCCCAGACTGACTGATTCTCTTTCCAGGTCATTGATGCTTACTACGCCAAGATCGCCTCTCCGGGGTCCAGTGGAGCCACCTTCCTAGCCGTATGCCGGGGGAAGGTGAGGGCTCTGCGGGGTCCGGCAGCATCACAGGGCACGGGCAAGCACATGCCCCAGCCTTCTCTCCAGCAGATGCTTACGGGGGAGGGCTGACCGTCACTAACTGCTGGTGTAGGCCAGGCCCCGCTGCACACACGCCCAGCTCCAGTGCAGGAGGACGTTGGTCACAAGGGTTCTGGGGCTGCAGACCCCCAGTGGGGTCTGACCCAGCACCCCTTTCCACGCTACGGGTTTCAGCTGAGGGGCAGGGTCTTGGCTGGGCGAGAAGAGTATCCCCTCCCAGTAGCTCCCTGTTCCCGTCCCCAGGCCAGCGAGGGGCTGGACTTTGCAGACACGAATGGCCGTGGTGTGATCATCACGGGCCTCCCATACCCGCCACGCATGGACCCCCGGGTTGTGCTCAAGATGCAGTTCTTGGATGAGATGAGGAGCCAGAGTGGAGCCAGGGGCCAGGTGAGGGGCTGGGGGGTGGGACCCAGGTGAGATGCAGGGGCCAGAAGCTGGGGTGGACAGGGAGCCAATGATGGCCCCCCTCCCCCCATGCAGTTCCTCTCTGGACAAGAGTGGTACAGGCAGCAGGCATCCAGGGCTGTGAACCAGGCCATCGGGCGGGTGATCCGGCACCGTCAGGACTATGGAGCCGTCTTTCTCTGTGACCACAGGTGGGTGTGTGGTCTGCCCATGCCCCCTCCAAGGCCTGCATCCCTTCTTGACTCTGGGCCCTGAACCCACCCAAAGCTGAACGAGGTCCCAGGCATCTCCACAGAGCCCCTCCAGCCCAAGGGACTCTGGCCTTTCCAGGGAGGAGTCTGCCTGCTCAGTGCACCCACCCTGGGGGGACCCGAAGCCGCAAGCCCCAGATCCTTATGCAGCTCTGGGTGGGCAGGGCCTCAGGCCAGGGGTGGATGCAGCCTGGGGAGGGACCCCACTGACAGCCCCACCCTTGCCAGGTTCACCCACACCGATGCCAGAGCCCAGCTGCCATCCTGGGTGCGTCCATTTGTCCAGGTGTACGAAAACTTTGGCCCCGTTATCCGGGATGTGGCCCAGTTCTTCCGTGTCGCTCAGAGAACAGTGAGTTTCCAGGTCACCCAGCGGCTGCACCCCACCAGGAAGGGGCTGACCTCCCCAGAAGCCACAGAAATGGGGTAGAGGGAGTAGGGGAGGGGACTTCTCACAACTGCCTCTCTCATGCCAGATGCCTGTGCCCACCCCCCGGCCCACTGCCCCGGGCCCAGCCCTGGGAGATGGTGCCATCACAGGGGCTGCGCCACCTGGCCCCCTGCTCCCAACCAAGAGTGCCAAGAATCTGGATGTGCATGTGCCCAGCCTGCAGCGGAGGCCTGCAGGTGTGTGGGGGTACGGGCCCGGGGCATGGTGGGGGCCTGGAGGGGCACGGGTGTGCACAGGCACGCAGCACAGCCGCTGCCAGCAGCAGATGCCTGCTGGGTCTGATGGCCAGAACCCCCAGCCGACCCCCCCACCCAGTGGGCATCACTGCCTCCCCCCTCATGCTTTCCCAGGGTCGCCGGCTGCTGGAGACGCCGAGAGCAGTGTGTGCCGGGAGTATGGGCAGGAGCTGGTACTGGCCCAGCGGAGGCCCGTGGGGCTGCTGGCTGCTCTGGAGCACAGCGAGCAGCAGGCTGGGGGCCTTGGGGATGAAGCCCTCCCCGGGGAGGAGGAGGTGAAGGGAGATGGGGACCTGAGATGGACGTGACCTTGTATCTTCAGTCTTCCCAGTCCCGCCCAGGGCCCCTTACCCCTATGGCCCCACCTCTCCCCACCCTGTGGTTCTGGGTGTTAGCCTGGCTTGTACCCACCCTGGGTCTCACTCCTCCCCCAGGCACTTCCCTGCTCTGCCCATGTCTCCTCAGCCCTGGAGTGACTGTCCCATCCCCCCCAGCCTGTGCCCAGAAGCCCCTGACCTCCTGGCCTGGTCAaactgctgctgctcctgctaGGGGCATCAGCATCTCCCTCCCACCCACTCCGGGCCACCCCCTGGGCCTAGGTGCCAACAGCAGGCATCTTGGTCCCATTCTCATCAGCCCTGCAGTCACTCACTGCCACCTGCCGACCATCTGGGCCACAGTCGAGACCGCAAGGGCAGGCGGCATAGCTAGGGAAGGGGCTGCTGGTCAGGGGCTGAGTTGCCGTTTGCCCCCACCCCAACCTAAGGGATGTTTGCTGATGGGCTTTGGGGACTCCGGGGCTGAGGGTGGGGGTTGAGACTGGCTGTGTCACCCCCAGGTGCATCGCTGCTCCACCCTGTCCCTGCAGCATGAGAAGAGACTGGCGGATGAGCAGCGAGGCTGTAGGAAGAAGATTAAGCTTGTCAGCAGCCGGGTGGGTCAGCAGCCCCTGCCCACAGGTGCACTTGGGCATCTGGCAGGCACAGGCTGGGCATGGTACTGGGTGGGGGCCGTGGGCCAGAGCAGGGCCCAGAAGGACCCTCCAAGGGCTGCTTTCTTGGACAGCCATGGAGACTGCTGGGTTGGGGGGTGGGCAGAACTGGGGGACTCAGGGACTTTCTGGGGCCTCACTAGCATTGAGGGAATTTTAGAGAAAACGGTGTGTCTTAGAGCCGGGGGAGAGTCATCCTTCCCTGTTCTCCGGAGTTCGgagaggctgggggtgggggggcgagGGGTAGAAAACTGGGAATGAGAGAGGCCCTTGAGGCAGGGAGTGAGGGAGGCCAGGCAGGGGTGTGCCGGGCCAGGCCTCCTCACAGAGCCCATGAGAACCAACCCCCTCACCTCCCTGCACCACCTACCCTCCCCCTTCAGAGTCCTTGCCCTGTCAGAAGCAACACCCCCTCCACACCCCCGCTTCCCCGATCGGAGACTCCCCATCAGAACcacccccccccaacacacacccaTCAGCCCCCCACCCAGAGCCTCTTCCTCACGGGGCTGGGGCTGGCCGGGTGGagaggcaggaggaagggggGGAAAGCGTGGCTGGTTCAGGGATGTGGCAGGTGCAGGGAGGGAAAGTGTGGCAGGGACGTGGCCGGTGCAGGAGGGAAAGCATGGTTGGTGGAGGGATATGGCTGGTGCAGGAGGGAAAGTGTGGCAGGTGCAAGGACAGGGCACAGGGGCCCCTGCTGCTGCCATcttcacttttttattttattttgctttaagtgaaagtttacaaatcaagtcagtctctcatacaaaaaggtatacacaccttgctatgtactcctagctgctctccccgcaATGAGGTAGTACATACCtcctctaccctgtattccccgtgtccgtttggccagcttctgtccccctttggcctctcatctcccctctagacaggcgctgcccacatagtcttatgtgtctgcttgagccaaaaagctcactccttaccagtgtcattgtctatcttatagtccagtccaatccctgtctggagagttgccATCTCCACGTTTACGGTGGGGGTTCTCAAGCACACCATTGCGGAGTGATGGGGGACTTGGACCCCGACAGAGACACACTTTCTTTGGCTGACGTGTCTCCTCACAGATGTTTGGTTTTGGACATTGTTCCCTGGAGCGCTGCTCCACCCTACAAATGTCTTCTCACTTGTTTAGGGGACCAGGAACCAAGCACCCAGAAGACACTGCACTGTGGGCATGTCTCCTCATACtccttttaactttttatttgggGTAATTTCAGCCTTATGAGGAAGTTGCAGAAAGAATATAAAGAGTTGCCACCCCCCTTCGTGCAGTGCCCCTGAGTGTGACAACTGCACCATCATCCTCCCCTTGCACAACCATCAGACCCCAAAGACGGGATGGACACTGTTCCATAGGCCACACAGCAGCCCCTAAGACCCCGGTGTCCCTGCCTGCCCAGGGCCCTGGATGGTGGCAGTCACCTGGCGCCTTGTTCTCTATCCTCCTTGGCAATATACCCTTGAGAGTGCCAGGCGATGGTTCTGTTGCACATTCTCTCACATCACAGCCCCTCCCATGTGTGCTTGGGGACACCCTGGTTGGTGGCCTAGCGTTTCCTACCCTTGGGGTGAGCACATCCCCAAATTTCACACTTCTTGTAAACTGCAGGTGGGCTCCAAGGTGTCcccaggtttgggttttgtttttgttgtgccCTTACACAAGGGCACTCAGGCAGTGGGCCCCCTGCCACCTTTCACCCACTCCAGTGACATCAGGGGCACCCCCTTGGCACCACACTCAGGTGACACCAGAGGCACCCCCTTGGCACGCTGCTCCCGTGACACCAGGGGCCACCAGTGGAATAAGAAGCTTGTGCTCACGGGGGGCTCACAGAGCCCTTTTGTGTCCCAAGTTGGCCACTGGCTCTGGCTCTCAGGTACACTGGATCCGAGGCCTGCACAGCCTTGGGAGATAGAGACAGCACTGTGCTCAGCCTGGCTGTGGACACTGGAGTGGCACGCTGCACCCAGCCGTCTGTCTGTTCCTGGCCTCATGAAAGCAATCATGAGGAGTCTAGTTACAGCCTGATCCAGGAAGCCCCCCAGCGCCTGGGAAAGCCCCGAGTACCACTGCGTTTGTCTTCTTGGCTTCTGGGAAGGATCAGGCTGAACTTGGGGAGGGCTGCAGGGTACAGTCTGTGGGCTTGTTACCAAGGTGCCTGGGCCTGGGAGAACCGTGGCCAGAAAGGGGTGAGGGATGCAGCGGCTGGGCCCCGCTTTTGTAGACAGAGGAGGGATGCTTGGGCTGGATGTCTTGtatgggcaggagggaggagcgAGGCGTCCCCATGGGTGGGTAGAGAAGCCTGGGGGCTGGACCCCTCCCTAGCTTGGTTTCCTCGGTTCTGATTCCTAGTCAAGGGTCCAGTGTCAGGGCTGGGGTATGTGGGAGAAGTGGGGTACAGAGGCAAGTAGGGTGATGCTGAGCCGTAAGTATTTGTGAAGCTGCTCCCCTGCCGTTGGTGCAGGGCTGAATGAGTAGACAACACCCCTGACCCAGGACCCAGCTTTGCGGGGAGCCTGGTCTCTGCCCTGAGGCTGCTCCGAGAGTGTGCCCAGAGCATCATCTGGAAGCCACCTGCAGCCCCTGGGCTTGCAGCTGGCCCCTTACTGCCCACCCCGGATGTGCCCCAGACCCGGCATTCTCTTCCTATGACTGCCCTCCCCTGCCGCCTCCAGGAGTGAGCGTGGTGGGCCACTGTGGGCACCGTGAGTGCAGGGCAGACCCGCTGCTAGCCTGAGCCTGAAGGACACGGACAGCAACAGGCAGGGTACCTGCTGATGGCAGAACAGAGGCATGGTTGGGAAGGGCAGGTTCATGTCGGCCAGTGTCTGCTCTGGCCATGGGGGCTGGGGTGGCAGGCTGGCGCTGGCACTTCTCTGGGCCTAGGAGCCCATGGCCGGTCCTGACTGGTGCCTGCCTGTGTTCCAGACACAGGAGCTGGTGTCCAGTGGGCAGGTGGACAAAGCCAAGTTGTTCATGGTGGCTGTGAAGCAGGCCTTGAGCCAGGCCAACTTTGACACCTTCACCCAGGCCCTACGGGACTACAAGGACTCTGACGACCTCGCCGCCCTGGCTGCCTGCCTCGGGCCCCTCTTTGCTGAGGATCCCAGGAAGCACAGCCTGTTCCGAGGTGACACAGGAAGGGGGACAGAGATTGAGTCAAAGGTTGTCCCCCGAAAAGGAGATGGGCAGGGTCCTCAGCCTGGTGCCCCCTCCCCACAGGGCTCTACCAGTTTGTACGGCCCCACCACAAGCAGCAGTTCGAAGAAGCCTGCCTCCAGCTGACTGGCCAAGGCTGTGGCTACCAGCCACAGCACAACCTTTCTCAAGGGCAGCAGATACAGCCAGCCCCCGACCCCAGGGGTGAGCCGCTGGCCCTACACACTCCCCCATCTGTCCATGCCCTTGTGTGCACCTGAATATGCAACACCTGTTCCTGTGCTGATTAATGGACAACCCACACCTAAACAGGGGTTTCCCCAATGACAGATGTCCCCCCCTGGGGGGGCTGGCTGGGCAGGAAGACTCCCCCAGGAGGCTAGCCAGCCTGAGAGCTGGCCCTCCCCCTCTGAGCTTGGTACCTGGTGGTGGCCCTGGGGTGCCATTGTGCCTGGATTCTGAGGCAGTGGTCCTGTCGTCATCGGGGGCCCTGAGGCCCAGTTTCCCTCAgtagccccccccccccgcctgtGGGGAATTTCCAGACCCCTGGGAACACAAGGTGTTTCCCTCTGGGCTCAGGCCCAGGAGAGCTATGGGGCCTCAGTGCTTATGTTTCCCCAGGAAGGCGGGAGCCTAACCCCAAGCTGACTGTCTTCAAGGGCGCAGCCAGGCAACTGGATTCCAGAGGGCACCTCAACCAGGGTGGGCTCCATCTGACCACCAGGCCTTCTGCCACAGGTAACCTGTAGGCTGGAGACCCTGGGATGCCGGCAGAGCCTCCGGGCCCCAGTCACCATGGAGAGGTTCCTCTTGGTTCCGCCCTCCCCTGTAGTGCTCCAAGTCCTTACATCTGACACAGCCCTTGAGCCCAATCCTCTCTTGCCAGGAAAACCCAGCGGTCACCTGGGAACAGAACAGCAGGGTCGACCCACCGTGACCACCTACCTGGCAGATGCTCAAAGGGCCCTGGGATCCGAAGGCTGCAGCCAGCTCCTGGCAGCGCTGACCGCTTACAAGAAGGATGACAACTATGAGAAGGTGGTGGCTGTGGTGGCCGCACTCACCACCGCCAGGCCTGAGGACTTCTCGCTGCTGCAGAGCAAGTGCCCAGGGGCTGTGCGTGGGGTGGGAGGGGTCAGGGTCTGGGGGGCGGTCTCAGGGCTGAACACCCCACTCTGCAGGATTTGGCATGTTCATGCGCCCGCACCACCAGCGGCAGTTCCGGCAGACATGTGCAGACCTGACCGGCCAGCCCACCCCAGGTAGGGGCATGGAGCCCCCGGGGGCCAGGGACACCAGCCCTGCCAGGCCTCCTGGCCTTGAGCCCACCCATGGGGCCAGAGTACCTGCCAGACTGGGTAGGGTGTGCTGCCCTGATGCTCCCGCCTCCCTAAGCCCCATCACCCCAGGATCCCCATCTCAGCTCTGTGGTGGTTGGGGGGAGGAACAGCACCCAGGATCCTCCTCAGACTCCGCCCTCTGTCCCCAGGCCTCCCGCAGTCTGAGAAACCGGGCAAGGTCCAGAGCACGACTTCCTCCTGCTGGGAACAGAGGCCAGCAAAAAGCACAGGCGCCGACGACGCTGTCTCCCCAGGACCCAGCCAGGCACTCCCTGGGCCCTCCTGTGGCCGATCGGAGTCCCCGTGGGGTAGGTCAGGGGAGGGGGCCTGTGTTGAGGCCCACGTGCGCCCACAGCCCCGTGCAGAGGGCCCCACGTGCTCCGGCTGCGGGGCAGAGGATGAGGTGACCTTCCAGTGCCCTGACTGCGACTTCCACCGCTGCCGGGCTTGCTGGCGCCAGCACCTCCAGGTcggcccccaccccccgccagggCACGCGGCCTCTCCCTCCCCCAGGATGCAGGCAGCCTGTCCAGCAAGCCCTGTGTCCCCACAGGCCTCTAGGACCTGCCCATCCTGCCGTGCTGCCACCAGGAAGCAAAGCCT
Above is a genomic segment from Loxodonta africana isolate mLoxAfr1 chromosome 24, mLoxAfr1.hap2, whole genome shotgun sequence containing:
- the RTEL1 gene encoding regulator of telomere elongation helicase 1 isoform X1: MPKVTLNGVTVDFPFQPYRCQQEYMAKVLECLQKKVNGILESPTGTGKTLCLLCTTLAWREHLRDTISARKIAERAQGELFLNQSLSSWGSATSGDTPACYVDIPKIIYASRTHSQLTQVIGELRNTSYRPRMCVLGSREQLCIHPEVKKQESNHMQIHLCRRKVASRSCHFYNNIEEKSLEEVLVTPILDIEDLVKSGSRHKVCPYYLSRNLKQQADIIFMPYNYLLDPKSRRAHSIDLKGTVVIFDEAHNVEKMCEESASFDLTPHDLASGLDVIDQVLEDQTKAAKQRELYLEPDVGLAGSGLNMELEDIAKLKTILLHLEGAIDAIELPGDSGVTKPGSYIFELFAEAQITLQTKGCILDSLDQVIQHLAGRAGVFTNTAGLQKLTDIIQMVFSTCSPEGSPSSAVTQGASKFYKVHIHPDTSQRRRAQRSDARSAVAARKQGKVLSYWCFSPGHSMRELMCQGVRSLILTSGTLAPVSSFALEMQIPFPVCLENPHVIDKHQIWVGIIPKGPDGAQLSSAFDRRFSDECLSSLGKAVGRGPLLPGNLARVVPHGLLVFFPSYPVMEKSLEFWRAHDFTRKIEELKPMFVEPRTKGSFSEVIDAYYAKIASPGSSGATFLAVCRGKASEGLDFADTNGRGVIITGLPYPPRMDPRVVLKMQFLDEMRSQSGARGQFLSGQEWYRQQASRAVNQAIGRVIRHRQDYGAVFLCDHRFTHTDARAQLPSWVRPFVQVYENFGPVIRDVAQFFRVAQRTMPVPTPRPTAPGPALGDGAITGAAPPGPLLPTKSAKNLDVHVPSLQRRPAGSPAAGDAESSVCREYGQELVLAQRRPVGLLAALEHSEQQAGGLGDEALPGEEEVHRCSTLSLQHEKRLADEQRGCRKKIKLVSSRTQELVSSGQVDKAKLFMVAVKQALSQANFDTFTQALRDYKDSDDLAALAACLGPLFAEDPRKHSLFRGLYQFVRPHHKQQFEEACLQLTGQGCGYQPQHNLSQGQQIQPAPDPRGRREPNPKLTVFKGAARQLDSRGHLNQGGLHLTTRPSATGKPSGHLGTEQQGRPTVTTYLADAQRALGSEGCSQLLAALTAYKKDDNYEKVVAVVAALTTARPEDFSLLQRFGMFMRPHHQRQFRQTCADLTGQPTPGLPQSEKPGKVQSTTSSCWEQRPAKSTGADDAVSPGPSQALPGPSCGRSESPWGRSGEGACVEAHVRPQPRAEGPTCSGCGAEDEVTFQCPDCDFHRCRACWRQHLQASRTCPSCRAATRKQSLSQVFWAGPP
- the RTEL1 gene encoding regulator of telomere elongation helicase 1 isoform X5, with amino-acid sequence MPVCLAALERPRCQVSRRAHSIDLKGTVVIFDEAHNVEKMCEESASFDLTPHDLASGLDVIDQVLEDQTKAAKQRELYLEPDVGLAGSGLNMELEDIAKLKTILLHLEGAIDAIELPGDSGVTKPGSYIFELFAEAQITLQTKGCILDSLDQVIQHLAGRAGVFTNTAGLQKLTDIIQMVFSTCSPEGSPSSAVTQGASKFYKVHIHPDTSQRRRAQRSDARSAVAARKQGKVLSYWCFSPGHSMRELMCQGVRSLILTSGTLAPVSSFALEMQIPFPVCLENPHVIDKHQIWVGIIPKGPDGAQLSSAFDRRFSDECLSSLGKAVGRGPLLPGNLARVVPHGLLVFFPSYPVMEKSLEFWRAHDFTRKIEELKPMFVEPRTKGSFSEVIDAYYAKIASPGSSGATFLAVCRGKASEGLDFADTNGRGVIITGLPYPPRMDPRVVLKMQFLDEMRSQSGARGQFLSGQEWYRQQASRAVNQAIGRVIRHRQDYGAVFLCDHRFTHTDARAQLPSWVRPFVQVYENFGPVIRDVAQFFRVAQRTMPVPTPRPTAPGPALGDGAITGAAPPGPLLPTKSAKNLDVHVPSLQRRPAGSPAAGDAESSVCREYGQELVLAQRRPVGLLAALEHSEQQAGGLGDEALPGEEEVHRCSTLSLQHEKRLADEQRGCRKKIKLVSSRTQELVSSGQVDKAKLFMVAVKQALSQANFDTFTQALRDYKDSDDLAALAACLGPLFAEDPRKHSLFRGLYQFVRPHHKQQFEEACLQLTGQGCGYQPQHNLSQGQQIQPAPDPRGRREPNPKLTVFKGAARQLDSRGHLNQGGLHLTTRPSATGKPSGHLGTEQQGRPTVTTYLADAQRALGSEGCSQLLAALTAYKKDDNYEKVVAVVAALTTARPEDFSLLQRFGMFMRPHHQRQFRQTCADLTGQPTPGLPQSEKPGKVQSTTSSCWEQRPAKSTGADDAVSPGPSQALPGPSCGRSESPWGRSGEGACVEAHVRPQPRAEGPTCSGCGAEDEVTFQCPDCDFHRCRACWRQHLQASRTCPSCRAATRKQSLSQVFWAGPP
- the RTEL1 gene encoding regulator of telomere elongation helicase 1 isoform X3, coding for MPKVTLNGVTVDFPFQPYRCQQEYMAKVLECLQKKVNGILESPTGTGKTLCLLCTTLAWREHLRDTISARKIAERAQGELFLNQSLSSWGSATSGDTPACYVDIPKIIYASRTHSQLTQVIGELRNTSYRPRMCVLGSREQLCIHPEVKKQESNHMQIHLCRRKVASRSCHFYNNIEEKSLEEVLVTPILDIEDLVKSGSRHKVCPYYLSRNLKQQADIIFMPYNYLLDPKSRRAHSIDLKGTVVIFDEAHNVEKMCEESASFDLTPHDLASGLDVIDQVLEDQTKAAKQRELYLEPDVGLAGSGLNMELEDIAKLKTILLHLEGAIDAIELPGDSGVTKPGSYIFELFAEAQITLQTKGCILDSLDQVIQHLAGRAGVFTNTAGLQKLTDIIQMVFSTCSPEGSPSSAVTQGASKFYKVHIHPDTSQRRRAQRSDARSAVAARKQGKVLSYWCFSPGHSMRELMCQGVRSLILTSGTLAPVSSFALEMQIPFPVCLENPHVIDKHQIWVGIIPKGPDGAQLSSAFDRRFSDECLSSLGKAVGRGPLLPGNLARVVPHGLLVFFPSYPVMEKSLEFWRAHDFTRKIEELKPMFVEPRTKGSFSEVIDAYYAKIASPGSSGATFLAVCRGKASEGLDFADTNGRGVIITGLPYPPRMDPRVVLKMQFLDEMRSQSGARGQFLSGQEWYRQQASRAVNQAIGRVIRHRQDYGAVFLCDHRFTHTDARAQLPSWVRPFVQVYENFGPVIRDVAQFFRVAQRTMPVPTPRPTAPGPALGDGAITGAAPPGPLLPTKSAKNLDVHVPSLQRRPAGSPAAGDAESSVCREYGQELVLAQRRPVGLLAALEHSEQQAGGLGDEALPGEEEVHRCSTLSLQHEKRLADEQRGCRKKIKLVSSRALRDYKDSDDLAALAACLGPLFAEDPRKHSLFRGLYQFVRPHHKQQFEEACLQLTGQGCGYQPQHNLSQGQQIQPAPDPRGRREPNPKLTVFKGAARQLDSRGHLNQGGLHLTTRPSATGKPSGHLGTEQQGRPTVTTYLADAQRALGSEGCSQLLAALTAYKKDDNYEKVVAVVAALTTARPEDFSLLQRFGMFMRPHHQRQFRQTCADLTGQPTPGLPQSEKPGKVQSTTSSCWEQRPAKSTGADDAVSPGPSQALPGPSCGRSESPWGRSGEGACVEAHVRPQPRAEGPTCSGCGAEDEVTFQCPDCDFHRCRACWRQHLQASRTCPSCRAATRKQSLSQVFWAGPP
- the RTEL1 gene encoding regulator of telomere elongation helicase 1 isoform X4 — encoded protein: MPKVTLNGVTVDFPFQPYRCQQEYMAKVLECLQKKVNGILESPTGTGKTLCLLCTTLAWREHLRDTISARKIAERAQGELFLNQSLSSWGSATSGDTPACYVDIPKIIYASRTHSQLTQVIGELRNTSYRPRMCVLGSREQLCIHPEVKKQESNHMQIHLCRRKVASRSCHFYNNIEEKSLEEVLVTPILDIEDLVKSGSRHKVCPYYLSRNLKQQADIIFMPYNYLLDPKSRRAHSIDLKGTVVIFDEAHNVEKMCEESASFDLTPHDLASGLDVIDQVLEDQTKAAKQRELYLEPDVGLAGSGLNMELEDIAKLKTILLHLEGAIDAIELPGDSGVTKPGSYIFELFAEAQITLQTKGCILDSLDQVIQHLAGRAGVFTNTAGLQKLTDIIQMVFSTCSPEGSPSSAVTQGASKFYKVHIHPDTSQRRRAQRSDARSAVAARKQGKVLSYWCFSPGHSMRELMCQGVRSLILTSGTLAPVSSFALEMQIPFPVCLENPHVIDKHQIWVGIIPKGPDGAQLSSAFDRRFSDECLSSLGKAVGRGPLLPGNLARVVPHGLLVFFPSYPVMEKSLEFWRAHDFTRKIEELKPMFVEPRTKGSFSEVIDAYYAKIASPGSSGATFLAVCRGKASEGLDFADTNGRGVIITGLPYPPRMDPRVVLKMQFLDEMRSQSGARGQFLSGQEWYRQQASRAVNQAIGRVIRHRQDYGAVFLCDHRFTHTDARAQLPSWVRPFVQVYENFGPVIRDVAQFFRVAQRTMPVPTPRPTAPGPALGDGAITGAAPPGPLLPTKSAKNLDVHVPSLQRRPAGSPAAGDAESSVCREYGQELVLAQRRPVGLLAALEHSEQQAGGLGDEALPGEEEVHRCSTLSLQHEKRLADEQRGCRKKIKLVSSRTQELVSSGQVDKAKLFMVAVKQALSQANFDTFTQALRDYKDSDDLAALAACLGPLFAEDPRKHSLFRGLYQFVRPHHKQQFEEACLQLTGQGCGYQPQHNLSQGQQIQPAPDPRGRREPNPKLTVFKGAARQLDSRGHLNQGGLHLTTRPSATGKPSGHLGTEQQGRPTVTTYLADAQRALGSEGCSQLLAALTAYKKDDNYEKVVAVVAALTTARPEDFSLLQRFGMFMRPHHQRQFRQTCADLTGQPTPGLPQSEKPGKVQSTTSSCWEQRPAKSTGADDAVSPGPSQALPGPSCGRSESPWGL